In one window of Armatimonadota bacterium DNA:
- the ilvD gene encoding dihydroxy-acid dehydratase, producing the protein MRSDVIKKGMERAPHRSLLYACGLTREEMDRPFVGVATSFTDVVPGHVAMRDLERHVERGIYAGGGAAFFFGLPAICDGIAMGHKGMHYSLASRELIADSVESMAEGHAFDGLVLLTNCDKITPGMLMAAARLNIPSIVLTAGPMLAGRYRGDRVSYGETYYAVAQLKKGEIAEGDLAEREYCACPGAGSCQGLYTANTMACLTEAMGMSLTDCGTALAVSAEKRRLAYETGKRAVELIAGNVTPRSIMTAAALRNAIRVDNALGGSTNTVLHLPAIAHEAGIDFDLDWFDRISRETPHVTDMLPGGKHFMEDLDDAGGVAAVLHVLRESLEANPTVGGKDIVAVAEHAQVRDEEVIRPLDRPYHAQGGMAILRGNLAPEGSVVKQSAVSDKMRKFRGPARVFDSEEATTEAILEGKINPGDVVVVRYEGPRGGPGMREMLYPTSLITGAGMGESVALLTDGRFSGATIGLSAGHVSPEAMSGGPIAVVQEGDEIAIDLDARTIDLLVAEDEMERRRKSWRPPEPKVGTGWLARYARLVTSAASGAVLSAEGEAPRGGSNQ; encoded by the coding sequence ATGCGCAGCGATGTGATCAAGAAGGGAATGGAGCGAGCGCCGCACCGCTCGCTGCTCTACGCGTGCGGCTTGACTCGCGAGGAGATGGATCGCCCGTTCGTGGGTGTCGCGACGAGCTTCACCGACGTTGTTCCCGGTCACGTCGCCATGCGCGACCTTGAACGGCACGTCGAGCGCGGCATCTACGCGGGCGGCGGCGCCGCGTTCTTCTTCGGTTTGCCCGCGATCTGCGACGGCATCGCCATGGGTCACAAGGGCATGCACTACTCGCTGGCGTCGCGCGAGCTGATCGCCGACTCCGTCGAATCGATGGCAGAGGGGCATGCGTTCGACGGCCTGGTGCTGCTCACGAACTGCGACAAGATCACCCCGGGCATGCTAATGGCGGCGGCGAGGCTCAACATACCTTCAATCGTGCTCACCGCCGGCCCGATGCTCGCCGGCCGCTATCGGGGCGACAGGGTGTCCTACGGCGAGACGTACTACGCCGTCGCGCAGTTGAAGAAGGGCGAGATCGCCGAGGGCGACCTGGCGGAGCGCGAGTACTGCGCGTGTCCCGGCGCGGGCTCGTGCCAGGGGTTGTACACCGCGAACACAATGGCCTGCCTGACCGAGGCGATGGGCATGAGCCTGACCGATTGCGGCACAGCCCTGGCGGTGTCGGCCGAGAAGCGGCGCCTGGCGTACGAAACTGGGAAGCGCGCGGTTGAGCTGATCGCCGGGAACGTGACGCCGCGCTCGATCATGACCGCTGCAGCATTGCGCAACGCGATCCGCGTGGACAATGCGCTCGGCGGCTCGACGAATACGGTGTTGCACCTCCCGGCGATCGCGCATGAGGCGGGCATTGATTTCGACCTGGATTGGTTTGACCGCATCAGCCGCGAGACGCCGCATGTGACCGACATGTTGCCGGGCGGCAAGCACTTCATGGAGGATCTTGACGACGCGGGAGGCGTGGCGGCGGTATTGCACGTTCTACGCGAGTCACTCGAAGCGAACCCGACGGTCGGTGGCAAGGATATCGTCGCCGTGGCGGAGCACGCCCAAGTGCGCGATGAGGAAGTGATCCGACCGCTCGACAGGCCGTACCACGCGCAAGGCGGCATGGCTATCCTGCGTGGCAACCTGGCGCCTGAGGGGTCGGTTGTGAAGCAGTCGGCAGTGAGCGATAAGATGCGCAAGTTCCGGGGGCCGGCGCGCGTCTTCGACAGCGAGGAGGCGACCACGGAGGCGATTCTCGAGGGGAAGATCAACCCGGGTGATGTCGTCGTCGTCCGCTACGAGGGCCCACGCGGCGGGCCGGGGATGCGCGAGATGCTTTACCCGACGTCCCTCATTACCGGCGCGGGGATGGGCGAATCGGTCGCGCTGCTGACCGACGGGCGGTTCTCGGGCGCGACGATCGGGTTGTCGGCCGGACACGTCTCGCCCGAGGCCATGTCCGGCGGGCCAATCGCAGTCGTGCAGGAGGGGGACGAGATAGCGATAGACCTCGACGCGCGGACGATTGACCTGCTGGTGGCGGAAGATGAGATGGAGCGGCGGCGGAAGTCGTGGCGGCCGCCGGAACCGAAGGTCGGGACGGGTTGGCTCGCGCGGTACGCGCGGCTGGTGACGTCGGCCGCGTCGGGCGCGGTGCTATCGGCGGAGGGCGAAGCCCCGCGAGGAGGGAGTAATCAATGA
- the der gene encoding ribosome biogenesis GTPase Der, whose amino-acid sequence MKPKPLVAIVGRPNVGKSTLFNRIAGRRIAIVEETPGITRDRIYADCEWQGKPFTLIDTGGLQTESDNLARRVRDQAQLAIEEADAILFTVDSKEGLSGLDYEIAEMLRRTGKPVLLVASKVESRGRLEGAQEFFALALGEPIAVSAMHGIDVDVLLDRLGELLPQLSEAPEDEDAIHIAVAGRPNVGKSSLVNALVGEERAIVAEEPGTTRDSLDTRYTWDGHDVVLIDTAGIRRKSKVRLSFEYYAVLRAFSAIDRCDVALLLIDGTQGVVDQDQRIGGYADEQGRAQVVVVNKWDLVQRAAAEQKEEEKLAPAENRQLMRDFARQARGQLVFMQYAPVVFISALERWGLDDLMRTAVDAADQHSMRAATPELNRVLREAVQARPLNIKGKPLRLYYATQPRVRPPTFVLFVNDPELAHFSYQRYLENRIRKHFGLEGTPVRLVLRESKGEETPRGRRRK is encoded by the coding sequence ATGAAGCCTAAGCCACTAGTGGCCATCGTGGGCCGCCCCAATGTGGGCAAATCCACCCTCTTCAACCGCATCGCGGGGCGGCGTATCGCCATCGTCGAGGAAACCCCCGGCATCACCCGCGACCGCATCTACGCTGATTGCGAGTGGCAGGGCAAGCCCTTCACGCTGATTGACACGGGCGGCCTGCAAACGGAGTCCGACAACCTGGCGCGCCGCGTCCGCGACCAGGCCCAGCTCGCCATCGAAGAGGCCGACGCGATCCTCTTCACCGTGGACTCGAAAGAGGGGCTGAGCGGTCTGGACTATGAGATCGCGGAGATGCTGCGGCGCACGGGCAAGCCCGTCCTGCTGGTGGCGAGCAAGGTCGAAAGCCGCGGGCGGCTGGAGGGGGCGCAGGAGTTTTTCGCGCTCGCCCTGGGCGAACCCATTGCCGTCTCTGCGATGCACGGCATAGACGTTGACGTGCTGCTCGACCGCCTGGGCGAGCTGCTGCCACAGCTCTCTGAAGCTCCGGAGGATGAGGATGCGATCCACATCGCCGTCGCAGGCAGGCCGAACGTCGGCAAGTCGTCGCTGGTGAATGCCCTGGTCGGCGAGGAGCGGGCGATTGTCGCGGAAGAGCCGGGGACGACCCGCGATTCGCTGGACACGCGCTACACGTGGGACGGGCACGACGTGGTGCTGATTGACACGGCCGGCATTCGGCGCAAGAGCAAGGTGCGGCTGAGCTTCGAGTACTACGCCGTGCTGCGCGCCTTCTCGGCGATTGACCGCTGTGACGTGGCGCTGCTGCTGATCGACGGCACGCAAGGAGTTGTGGATCAGGACCAGCGCATCGGCGGGTATGCGGATGAGCAGGGACGCGCGCAGGTCGTCGTCGTCAACAAGTGGGACCTGGTGCAGCGCGCCGCAGCCGAGCAGAAGGAAGAGGAGAAACTCGCGCCCGCCGAGAACCGCCAGCTGATGCGGGATTTCGCGCGCCAGGCGCGGGGCCAGCTCGTGTTCATGCAGTACGCGCCCGTCGTCTTCATCTCGGCGCTCGAGCGCTGGGGCCTCGACGACCTGATGCGCACGGCGGTTGACGCCGCGGATCAGCACAGCATGCGCGCGGCGACGCCTGAACTCAACCGCGTGCTTCGCGAAGCGGTGCAGGCGCGCCCGCTTAACATCAAGGGCAAGCCGCTGCGGCTTTACTACGCGACGCAGCCGCGAGTGCGCCCGCCGACTTTCGTGCTATTCGTGAATGATCCGGAACTGGCCCATTTCTCGTATCAGCGGTACCTCGAGAACCGCATCCGCAAGCACTTCGGGCTGGAGGGCACGCCGGTGCGGCTGGTGCTGCGCGAATCGAAGGGTGAGGAAACCCCGCGGGGCCGCCGCCGGAAGTAG
- the ilvB gene encoding biosynthetic-type acetolactate synthase large subunit, translating into MKMTGAQALLEAFKQEGVDVIFGYPGGVVLPISDALYHEKAIRHVLVRHEQGAAHAADGYARATGKVGVCLATSGPGATNLVTGLATAYMDSIPVVAITGQVPTPAIGRDSFQEADITGITMPITKHNYLVKDVRELPRVIKEAFYIASTGRRGPVLIDLPRDVSQAELDFEYPDKAELRSYQPQAKGHSLMIKRAAELIASAERPVIIAGGGAVASDAADELRKLAELINAPVTTTLMGKGVFPERDALALGMPGMHGTAYANYALNGADVIIAIGMRFDDRVTGKLETFAPNSKFVHIDIDPAEIGKSVKPTVPIVGDVKQVLAALLKRLEKQDRSEWMTLIAEWKQRYPLSYKGDGLKPQMIVEQIYDITNGDAIITTEVGQNQMWAAQFYPCKRPRQFLSSGGLGTMGYGFPAAIGAQIACPDAVVWDIAGDGSIQMNIQELGTAVANELPVKVAILNNGYLGMVRQWQELFFGKRYSCVDLAAGMPDFVKLAEAYGAVGIRVDKDDEVRPALRKAMRLRRKPCLIDFRVCREENVMPMVPAGGSIDQMMID; encoded by the coding sequence ATGAAAATGACAGGCGCTCAGGCGCTGTTGGAGGCTTTCAAGCAAGAGGGCGTGGATGTGATCTTCGGCTATCCCGGCGGGGTGGTGCTGCCCATCTCGGACGCGCTCTATCACGAGAAGGCCATCAGGCACGTGCTCGTAAGACACGAGCAGGGGGCGGCGCATGCCGCCGATGGATACGCGCGGGCGACGGGCAAGGTCGGGGTGTGCCTGGCTACCTCCGGCCCGGGTGCGACGAATCTCGTCACCGGCCTGGCGACGGCGTACATGGATTCCATCCCGGTGGTCGCCATCACAGGACAGGTGCCGACGCCGGCGATCGGGCGCGACTCCTTTCAGGAGGCCGATATCACCGGCATCACCATGCCCATCACCAAGCACAACTACCTGGTCAAGGACGTGCGCGAGCTCCCGCGCGTCATCAAGGAGGCCTTTTACATCGCGTCCACCGGTCGGCGCGGCCCGGTGCTGATTGACCTGCCGCGCGACGTGAGCCAGGCGGAGCTCGATTTCGAGTACCCGGACAAGGCAGAGCTGCGCAGCTATCAGCCGCAGGCCAAGGGGCACTCGCTCATGATCAAGCGAGCGGCGGAACTCATTGCGAGCGCCGAGCGGCCCGTTATCATCGCCGGCGGTGGCGCGGTCGCCTCCGACGCGGCGGATGAGCTGCGCAAATTGGCCGAGCTGATCAATGCGCCGGTGACGACGACGCTGATGGGCAAGGGCGTCTTCCCCGAGCGCGACGCCCTCGCGCTCGGCATGCCGGGCATGCACGGGACGGCGTATGCGAACTACGCGCTCAACGGGGCGGACGTGATCATCGCGATCGGCATGCGCTTCGACGACCGCGTGACCGGCAAGTTGGAGACTTTCGCGCCGAACTCGAAGTTCGTGCATATAGACATTGACCCGGCGGAGATCGGCAAGAGCGTGAAGCCGACGGTGCCCATCGTGGGTGACGTGAAGCAGGTGCTCGCGGCGCTCCTCAAGCGGCTGGAGAAGCAAGACCGCTCGGAGTGGATGACCCTCATCGCGGAATGGAAGCAGCGCTATCCGCTGTCCTACAAAGGCGACGGGCTGAAGCCGCAGATGATCGTGGAGCAGATCTACGACATCACGAACGGCGACGCGATCATCACCACTGAGGTGGGTCAGAACCAGATGTGGGCGGCGCAATTCTACCCGTGCAAGCGTCCGCGGCAGTTCCTGTCGTCGGGGGGCCTGGGGACGATGGGGTACGGGTTCCCCGCGGCGATCGGCGCGCAAATCGCGTGTCCCGACGCCGTGGTGTGGGATATCGCCGGCGACGGCAGCATCCAGATGAACATCCAGGAACTAGGCACGGCGGTGGCCAACGAGCTGCCGGTCAAGGTCGCGATCCTCAACAACGGCTATCTCGGCATGGTGCGCCAGTGGCAGGAGCTGTTCTTCGGCAAGCGCTACTCGTGCGTGGATCTCGCGGCCGGCATGCCGGACTTTGTGAAGCTGGCGGAGGCCTACGGGGCGGTGGGCATACGGGTCGACAAAGATGACGAGGTGCGCCCGGCGCTACGCAAGGCGATGCGCCTACGCAGGAAGCCGTGCCTAATTGACTTCCGCGTTTGTCGCGAGGAGAACGTGATGCCGATGGTTCCCGCGGGCGGCTCGATTGACCAGATGATGATTGACTGA
- a CDS encoding DUF512 domain-containing protein: protein MTHTTHNQGSATAPAALIAAVAPGSPAAAAGIEAGDRLVAIAGVPVRDYVDYKFLSADERVEVAIVKPDGAARRLVIEKHPDEDLGLDFLTDLFDGIRRCRNRCVFCFYDQLPKGLRETLYVRDDDFRLSFFHGNFITLTNLTARDRARICEQRLSPLYISVHATDTALRQHMLGNPRAPNILTQMRRLADCSIEMHAQVVLCPGVNDGDHLSRTIADLAELHPAVASVAIVPVGLTKHRTGLPELRPVDAAAAREVLERVRRWHGDFLDRLGTRFVYASDEIHALAGADYPPASEYEGFPQRDNGVGLARLFLDELDGTSFAKAAGLAVTLVTGVAARDLVETMARKMREQGVRADVAAVANGMLGDTITVAGLLAGEDVAAVLASREIGDVVAVPASALRDKEFLDSVATKELSRRLGKRVIHAGGPKELAAALARLRRRARKAAPTPTRAERGSPRE from the coding sequence CCATCGCCGGCGTGCCGGTGCGCGACTATGTAGACTATAAGTTCCTCTCCGCCGACGAGCGGGTCGAGGTGGCGATAGTCAAGCCTGACGGCGCCGCGCGCAGACTCGTCATCGAGAAGCATCCGGACGAAGACCTCGGCCTCGATTTCCTGACCGACCTCTTCGACGGCATCCGCCGCTGCCGCAATCGGTGCGTGTTCTGCTTCTACGATCAGTTGCCCAAGGGCCTGCGCGAGACGCTCTACGTGCGTGACGACGACTTCCGGCTGTCCTTCTTTCACGGCAATTTCATCACCCTGACCAACCTGACGGCACGCGATCGCGCGCGCATCTGCGAGCAGCGCTTGAGCCCGCTGTACATATCGGTGCACGCGACGGACACCGCCCTGCGGCAGCACATGCTCGGCAATCCGCGCGCGCCGAACATTCTGACGCAGATGCGCCGTCTCGCCGACTGCTCCATCGAGATGCATGCTCAGGTCGTGCTCTGCCCCGGCGTCAATGACGGCGATCACCTGTCTCGCACCATTGCGGACCTGGCCGAACTCCATCCAGCCGTCGCGTCTGTGGCGATTGTGCCCGTCGGCCTGACCAAGCACCGAACCGGCCTGCCGGAACTGCGACCGGTTGACGCCGCTGCCGCGCGTGAGGTGCTGGAGCGCGTCAGGCGCTGGCACGGTGATTTCCTTGATCGCCTCGGGACGCGCTTCGTGTACGCCTCAGATGAGATTCACGCTCTGGCCGGCGCGGATTATCCGCCTGCGAGTGAATACGAGGGCTTCCCTCAGCGCGATAATGGCGTCGGACTGGCGCGACTCTTCCTGGACGAACTGGACGGGACGAGCTTCGCAAAGGCGGCCGGCCTCGCGGTGACCCTAGTCACCGGCGTCGCGGCGCGCGACCTCGTAGAGACGATGGCACGCAAGATGCGCGAGCAGGGCGTACGCGCGGACGTGGCGGCGGTGGCGAACGGCATGCTTGGGGACACGATCACCGTGGCGGGCCTTCTCGCCGGTGAGGACGTAGCTGCAGTGCTCGCGAGTCGCGAGATCGGCGATGTCGTCGCCGTCCCTGCCAGCGCGCTGAGGGATAAGGAGTTCCTCGACAGCGTTGCGACAAAGGAATTGTCGCGCCGCTTGGGAAAGAGAGTCATTCACGCCGGCGGGCCGAAGGAACTCGCAGCCGCGTTGGCGCGCTTACGGCGCCGTGCGCGTAAGGCGGCGCCGACTCCGACGCGAGCCGAGCGTGGAAGCCCAAGGGAATGA
- a CDS encoding zinc ribbon domain-containing protein, with translation MRCPRCDAEIPPDAKLCPQCLEAIEPPGNPGAEDASAQPAPLAPPWPPPAGIIGRLGLIERLLKYRARVIEDIREDRSLGRYVADAFLVTVVCSVFYGFVVGVSVGGWQTLYDPLKFPWILVFTLLLCLPTLYVFSAYLGSALSLAQVAVVAFGATAMVSIILLAFAPVTWFFMFTAPGSHHFAVLLNVAVFAAAGAFGVGFLMRAMQALHAETAELGKMRRFVGWWVALYAVVGAQMAWLLRPYFNVTDVFIRPRGGNFFVAVLKTIAESLSGQGW, from the coding sequence ATGAGATGCCCGCGATGCGATGCCGAGATCCCGCCGGACGCGAAGTTGTGCCCGCAGTGCCTGGAGGCGATTGAGCCGCCGGGCAATCCCGGAGCAGAAGACGCCTCAGCACAGCCGGCCCCACTCGCTCCCCCCTGGCCGCCACCTGCCGGCATCATCGGCCGTCTCGGCCTCATCGAGCGCCTGCTCAAGTACCGGGCCCGCGTCATCGAAGACATCCGAGAAGATCGCAGCCTGGGCCGTTACGTCGCCGACGCATTCCTGGTGACGGTCGTGTGCTCCGTGTTCTATGGCTTCGTGGTGGGGGTCTCGGTGGGCGGATGGCAAACGCTCTATGACCCGCTTAAGTTCCCGTGGATTCTCGTCTTCACGTTGCTCTTGTGCTTGCCAACGCTCTACGTCTTCAGCGCGTATCTGGGAAGCGCGTTGAGCCTCGCACAGGTCGCGGTGGTCGCCTTTGGCGCTACAGCCATGGTGTCCATCATCCTGCTCGCCTTCGCGCCGGTCACATGGTTCTTCATGTTCACCGCGCCGGGGAGCCATCATTTTGCCGTGCTGCTCAACGTGGCTGTATTTGCCGCCGCCGGGGCGTTCGGTGTTGGTTTTCTGATGAGGGCGATGCAGGCGCTGCACGCAGAGACGGCGGAGCTGGGAAAGATGCGTCGCTTCGTCGGATGGTGGGTGGCGCTCTACGCCGTTGTGGGCGCGCAGATGGCCTGGCTGCTGCGGCCTTATTTCAACGTTACCGATGTCTTCATCCGGCCTCGCGGCGGCAATTTCTTCGTCGCCGTGCTGAAGACAATCGCGGAATCCCTGTCCGGTCAAGGTTGGTGA
- the ilvN gene encoding acetolactate synthase small subunit: MRHTISVLVENRPGVLARCAGLFARRGFNIESLAVSTTEDATISRMTIVVAGPEWVLEQIQKQLYKLMDVIKVLDHTGDAVVSRELALMKVKARPQDRAEIMQVASIFRANIVDVGDDTLTIEVTGDEEKISALENLLGRQRIVEMVRTGKVVLVRGAKPT, from the coding sequence ATGCGACATACTATTTCAGTGCTCGTGGAGAACCGTCCCGGCGTGCTCGCCCGGTGCGCCGGGCTGTTTGCCCGCCGTGGGTTCAATATCGAGAGCCTCGCCGTCAGCACGACGGAGGACGCGACGATTTCGCGCATGACGATCGTAGTTGCGGGGCCGGAGTGGGTGCTGGAGCAGATCCAAAAGCAGCTGTACAAGCTGATGGACGTCATCAAGGTGCTCGACCACACCGGCGACGCTGTGGTGTCGCGCGAACTGGCACTGATGAAGGTCAAGGCGCGCCCGCAGGACCGCGCGGAGATCATGCAGGTGGCGAGCATCTTTCGCGCCAATATCGTTGATGTCGGCGACGACACGCTGACCATCGAGGTCACCGGCGACGAGGAGAAGATAAGCGCGCTGGAGAACCTCTTGGGCAGACAAAGGATCGTCGAGATGGTGCGCACGGGCAAGGTGGTGCTCGTGCGCGGCGCGAAGCCGACGTGA
- a CDS encoding NAD(P)-dependent glycerol-3-phosphate dehydrogenase, which produces MSEVSAPVAMIGAGSWGTALAVLLGREGIPVRLWARRPEMAQALRLRRENQQYLPGVAVPESVEPHADLGAALADAVTVVLAVPSAGMRETVRALRPHLAPHQYLISAAKGLEHDTGMRMTQVIAEELPEPWNTRSACLSGPNLAAEVAAGIATTTVIACADVELARQAQELFMQPSFRVYTNPDVVGVELGGALKNIVAIGAGINDGLSFGDNTKAALVTRGLAEITRIGVALGAAAQTFIGLSGIGDLVTTCASRRSRNHYVGYHLALGRTLDDILAGMDMIAEGVPTTRAAVRLADRAGVEMPITRAVHGVLFEGMKPLDAVRALMLRNARDEREELQ; this is translated from the coding sequence ATGAGTGAAGTGAGCGCTCCGGTCGCGATGATCGGTGCCGGCAGTTGGGGCACCGCGCTGGCGGTCCTGCTCGGTCGCGAGGGGATACCGGTTCGCCTCTGGGCGCGCCGACCCGAGATGGCGCAGGCCTTACGGCTCCGTCGCGAGAACCAACAGTACCTGCCGGGCGTCGCCGTGCCGGAGAGCGTCGAGCCCCATGCGGACCTGGGTGCCGCGCTCGCCGACGCCGTGACCGTCGTGCTCGCCGTGCCATCCGCCGGGATGCGCGAGACCGTACGCGCTCTGAGGCCGCACCTCGCGCCGCATCAGTATCTCATCAGCGCAGCCAAAGGGCTGGAGCACGACACCGGCATGCGCATGACCCAAGTCATCGCCGAGGAACTCCCGGAACCTTGGAACACACGCTCAGCCTGCCTATCCGGCCCGAATCTGGCCGCGGAGGTGGCCGCCGGGATTGCCACGACGACAGTTATCGCCTGCGCCGATGTCGAACTGGCGCGCCAGGCGCAGGAGCTCTTCATGCAGCCGTCGTTCCGGGTCTATACTAACCCAGACGTCGTAGGCGTCGAACTCGGCGGCGCGCTCAAGAACATCGTCGCCATCGGCGCCGGTATCAATGACGGCCTTAGCTTCGGCGACAATACGAAGGCGGCGTTGGTGACGCGCGGGCTTGCGGAGATAACGCGTATCGGCGTCGCGCTCGGCGCGGCGGCGCAGACGTTCATTGGCCTGAGCGGCATCGGCGACTTGGTGACGACGTGTGCCAGCCGCCGCAGCCGCAATCACTACGTCGGCTATCATCTCGCGCTGGGACGCACCCTCGACGACATCCTGGCGGGCATGGACATGATTGCGGAGGGCGTGCCGACGACCCGTGCGGCGGTGCGCCTGGCTGATCGGGCGGGCGTGGAGATGCCCATCACGCGCGCCGTGCATGGCGTGCTGTTCGAGGGCATGAAGCCGCTTGACGCCGTCCGCGCGCTGATGCTCCGCAACGCCCGCGACGAGAGGGAGGAGTTGCAGTAG
- a CDS encoding NUDIX hydrolase, translating into MQRRKRRIKDIVPLDAPQGAGVFCRLADGRYLFALYDESQVGGEHLVVGRIGGGRKPEETWEQCVLREVMEETGSRAVVQSSEVCFYADLDGRAEDIGVEADPRPVLISCQPPSFGSIPGGVYYNLVFWARLLDEPKPGPELDALVILDERLLRKLGRNSLALRELQQAGAEVVPARELDPDAPVTLGRSVEVLLAILDRTR; encoded by the coding sequence ATGCAGCGCCGAAAGCGAAGGATCAAAGACATCGTCCCACTCGATGCGCCGCAAGGCGCTGGCGTGTTCTGCCGCCTCGCTGACGGGCGCTATCTCTTCGCGCTGTACGACGAATCGCAGGTCGGCGGAGAGCACTTGGTAGTCGGGCGGATCGGCGGCGGCCGCAAGCCCGAGGAGACCTGGGAGCAGTGTGTGCTGCGCGAGGTGATGGAGGAAACCGGCTCGCGCGCGGTCGTCCAATCAAGCGAGGTGTGCTTCTACGCCGACCTCGACGGGCGGGCTGAAGACATCGGGGTGGAAGCGGACCCTCGCCCGGTGCTCATCAGCTGCCAGCCACCTTCGTTCGGCTCGATCCCCGGCGGGGTCTACTACAACTTGGTCTTCTGGGCGCGACTGCTCGACGAGCCGAAGCCCGGGCCCGAACTCGACGCGCTGGTGATACTCGACGAGCGGCTGCTGCGGAAGTTGGGACGGAATTCACTAGCGCTGCGGGAGTTGCAGCAGGCCGGCGCGGAAGTAGTCCCAGCCCGGGAACTCGATCCCGACGCCCCGGTGACCCTCGGCCGGTCGGTGGAGGTGCTGCTCGCCATCCTCGATCGCACGCGGTGA
- the plsY gene encoding glycerol-3-phosphate 1-O-acyltransferase PlsY: MPECIPVILVMVGAYLAGSLPFGLWVAKAWSGVDIREVGSGNIGTTNVLRAAGWRAALLVFVLDSGKGAAAVLAGKAFAARVADTDIAVLAIVLGAATMAMLGHTFSAFLGLRGGRGAATGFGVIAALSWKVGFSGLGVFVILAVATRIVSLSSMAGAASMPVFMLIFRQQPAYSVFAAATAALVIIRHAPNIRRLLRGEESKIGRRRKEQGDE, translated from the coding sequence ATGCCGGAATGCATACCGGTCATATTGGTGATGGTGGGCGCGTACCTCGCCGGCTCGCTGCCATTCGGCCTCTGGGTCGCCAAGGCATGGAGCGGCGTGGATATCCGCGAAGTCGGGTCGGGCAACATCGGCACGACGAACGTCCTGCGCGCCGCCGGGTGGCGGGCCGCGCTCCTGGTGTTCGTGCTCGACTCGGGCAAAGGCGCGGCGGCGGTGCTGGCAGGCAAGGCCTTCGCTGCGCGAGTCGCCGATACTGACATCGCTGTGCTGGCAATCGTGCTCGGCGCCGCGACGATGGCGATGCTCGGCCACACCTTCTCCGCGTTCCTTGGGCTCCGCGGCGGGCGCGGAGCGGCGACCGGCTTCGGCGTCATCGCCGCGCTGTCGTGGAAGGTGGGCTTCAGCGGCCTTGGGGTCTTCGTGATCCTGGCGGTGGCAACGCGTATCGTCTCCCTCTCGTCTATGGCGGGCGCCGCCTCGATGCCGGTCTTCATGCTGATCTTCCGCCAGCAACCCGCGTACTCGGTCTTCGCGGCGGCGACCGCCGCGCTGGTCATCATCCGCCATGCGCCGAACATCCGGCGTCTCCTGCGCGGCGAGGAGTCGAAAATCGGCCGCCGCCGGAAAGAGCAAGGCGATGAGTGA